In Pecten maximus chromosome 10, xPecMax1.1, whole genome shotgun sequence, one genomic interval encodes:
- the LOC117335617 gene encoding PIN2/TERF1-interacting telomerase inhibitor 1-like isoform X1, producing the protein MSMLAAPRRKQKFSADPRGNNWSKDGSKFGQKMLEKFGWAKGKGLGANEDGKVDHVKISVKNDTRGVGCSRNHADNWIAHQDDFNDLLSSLNQDAPEKNNSDEDSSDKVTGLESKSKASRSRVHYQKFTKGKDLSSKSREDMACIFGRRQVKPEADLTPSSEDDSSSSDTENKAEHGVITVQSTDSVQDYFAKKMAERKASMTSLSTIDKSEDEERPSFSTSTDSISNDADENKSVKKKVRFSLGDNEEVYGDTLVAKKKKSKKKRKNKDDEEFTEETSDTTEGSNLENRGEGCDVSEDDKSKKKRKRSSESQVDEESEGVKRKKSKKKKKEKNTDSINDKNSVESDEINSINNSDQMECETEDKAKSKKTKKNKKAKAEDSLTEGNSDSPTETQTLAGEKLGSTDSWPINDVGSVKDQTKVILPNRVLRKLKKIEKAKKQFVLAQKSGDNQGPVESKKDVSVSGTGQKNEKDVSVSGTGRKNKKDVSVSGTRQRKRRYKQKKDSTTTRNTPGGYLGYCTTPSDFKLNNRSKQLVAEIKQYGRAFPGSNCIEVAGYGKDSMVVLANKIIEKKMKHVKNKSLKAKQNWCRPKKPKKQTRKRF; encoded by the exons ATGTCCATGCTTGCAGCCCCACGTCGAAAACAAAAGTTTTCGGCAGATCCCAGAGGAAATAATTGGAGTAAAG ATGGATCAAAGTTTGGTCAGAAGATGCTGGAAAAGTTCGGCTGGGCAAAGGGTAAAGGGCTCGGAGCAAATGAAGATGGAAAAGTAGATCATGTGAAAATATCTGTGAAGAACGACACCAGAG GTGTTGGATGCTCCCGGAATCATGCAGACAATTGGATAGCCCACCAGGATGACTTTAATGACTTGTTGTCGAGTCTGAACCAGGATGCCCCTGAAAAGAACAACAGTGACGAGGATTCCTCTGATAAAGTCACCGGACTTGAGAGCAAGTCTAAAGCTTCACGCAGTAGAGTACA CTaccaaaaattcaccaaagggAAGGATTTGTCATCGAAATCTCGAGAAGATATGGCATGTATATTTGGAAGACGCCAGGTCAAACCTGAGGCAGACCTTACCCCATCGTCTGAG GATGATAGCAGTTCCTCAGATACCGAGAATAAGGCAGAACACGGAGTGATCACCGTACAAAGTACTGACAGTGTACAGGATTACTTTGCCAAAAAAATGGCCGAAAGGAAGGCTTCCATGACATCTCTAAGCACGATTGACAAGTCTGAGGACGAAGAGAGACCAAGTTTTAGTACAAGTACCGACTCGATTAGCAATGATGCTGACGAAAACAAATCAgtgaaaaagaaagtgagattCAGTTTAGGAGACAACGAGGAGGTTTATGGTGATACATTAGTAGCAAAGAAAAAGAAgtcaaagaaaaaaaggaaaaataaagaTGATGAAGAATTTACTGAGGAAACAAGTGACACTACAGAGGGTTCAAATCTGGAAAATCGTGGGGAGGGATGCGATGTCAGTGAGGATGACAAGTCGAAAAAGAAACGGAAACGTTCGTCAGAGTCACAAGTTGATGAGGAATCTGAGGGTGTAAAGAGGAAAAAAagcaagaaaaagaaaaaagaaaagaatacaGACAGTATAAACGATAAAAATTCTGTAGAAAGTGatgaaataaattctataaaCAATTCCGACCAGATGGAATGTGAAACTGAAGACAAGGCTAAGTccaagaaaacaaagaaaaataaaaag gCAAAGGCTGAAGACTCTCTGACTGAAGGAAATAGTGACAGTCCCACAGAAACACAGACTCTGGCAGGAGAAAAGCTTGGTTCAACCGACAGTTGGCCTATAAATGATGTAGGATCAGTGAAAGATCAAACAAAAGTTATATTACCAAACAGAGTACttagaaaacttaaaaaaatcgAAAAAGCTAAGAAACAATTTGTGCTGGCACAAAAGTCAGGTGACAACCAGGGGCCTGTGGAATCTAAAAAAGATGTGTCTGTGTCGGGTACAggacaaaaaaatgaaaaagatgtGTCTGTGTCAGGTACAGGacgaaaaaataaaaaagatgtgTCCGTGTCGGGTACAAGACAAAGAAAGAGACGTTACAAGCAGAAAAAAGATAGTACAACAACACGAAATACACCTGGAGGATATTTAGGGTATTGTACGACACCATCAGATTTTAAACTCAATAACAGGAGCAAACAATTGGTGGCCGAGataaaacaatatggccgagCATTTCCAGGATCCAACTGTATAGAGGTGGCAGGCTACGGCAAAGATTCTATGGTGGTTTTGgcaaataaaattattgaaaagaaaatgaagCATGTAAAGAACAAAAGCTTAAAAGCCAAACAGAACTGGTGTCgaccaaaaaaacccaaaaagcAAACACGAAAAAGATTTTAG
- the LOC117335617 gene encoding PIN2/TERF1-interacting telomerase inhibitor 1-like isoform X2 → MSMLAAPRRKQKFSADPRGNNWSKDGSKFGQKMLEKFGWAKGKGLGANEDGKVDHVKISVKNDTRGVGCSRNHADNWIAHQDDFNDLLSSLNQDAPEKNNSDEDSSDKVTGLESKSKASRSRVHYQKFTKGKDLSSKSREDMACIFGRRQVKPEADLTPSSEDDSSSSDTENKAEHGVITVQSTDSVQDYFAKKMAERKASMTSLSTIDKSEDEERPSFSTSTDSISNDADENKSVKKKVRFSLGDNEEVYGDTLVAKKKKSKKKRKNKDDEEFTEETSDTTEGSNLENRGEGCDVSEDDKSKKKRKRSSESQVDEESEGVKRKKSKKKKKEKNTDSINDKNSVESDEINSINNSDQMECETEDKAKSKKTKKNKKVKDDVCEDDRENKPQTNNSNNDSVKTKKKKKKRKHMPIVD, encoded by the exons ATGTCCATGCTTGCAGCCCCACGTCGAAAACAAAAGTTTTCGGCAGATCCCAGAGGAAATAATTGGAGTAAAG ATGGATCAAAGTTTGGTCAGAAGATGCTGGAAAAGTTCGGCTGGGCAAAGGGTAAAGGGCTCGGAGCAAATGAAGATGGAAAAGTAGATCATGTGAAAATATCTGTGAAGAACGACACCAGAG GTGTTGGATGCTCCCGGAATCATGCAGACAATTGGATAGCCCACCAGGATGACTTTAATGACTTGTTGTCGAGTCTGAACCAGGATGCCCCTGAAAAGAACAACAGTGACGAGGATTCCTCTGATAAAGTCACCGGACTTGAGAGCAAGTCTAAAGCTTCACGCAGTAGAGTACA CTaccaaaaattcaccaaagggAAGGATTTGTCATCGAAATCTCGAGAAGATATGGCATGTATATTTGGAAGACGCCAGGTCAAACCTGAGGCAGACCTTACCCCATCGTCTGAG GATGATAGCAGTTCCTCAGATACCGAGAATAAGGCAGAACACGGAGTGATCACCGTACAAAGTACTGACAGTGTACAGGATTACTTTGCCAAAAAAATGGCCGAAAGGAAGGCTTCCATGACATCTCTAAGCACGATTGACAAGTCTGAGGACGAAGAGAGACCAAGTTTTAGTACAAGTACCGACTCGATTAGCAATGATGCTGACGAAAACAAATCAgtgaaaaagaaagtgagattCAGTTTAGGAGACAACGAGGAGGTTTATGGTGATACATTAGTAGCAAAGAAAAAGAAgtcaaagaaaaaaaggaaaaataaagaTGATGAAGAATTTACTGAGGAAACAAGTGACACTACAGAGGGTTCAAATCTGGAAAATCGTGGGGAGGGATGCGATGTCAGTGAGGATGACAAGTCGAAAAAGAAACGGAAACGTTCGTCAGAGTCACAAGTTGATGAGGAATCTGAGGGTGTAAAGAGGAAAAAAagcaagaaaaagaaaaaagaaaagaatacaGACAGTATAAACGATAAAAATTCTGTAGAAAGTGatgaaataaattctataaaCAATTCCGACCAGATGGAATGTGAAACTGAAGACAAGGCTAAGTccaagaaaacaaagaaaaataaaaaggtAAAAGATGATGTGTGCGAGGATGATAGAGAAAATAAGCCGCAGACTAACAATTCAAATAATGACTCTGTGAAaacaaagaagaagaaaaagaaaagaaaacacatGCCAATTGTTGATTGA